The genomic stretch CAAATACACTTGATATCACGAACATTTATTGCTATCATAGCCATTATCATACGTATCATTAGATGTCATATAAAGATAACAGGGAGAGAAGGGCGGTTTCAATGATGAATAAAAGAGCGTTCAATTTCAATGCAGGACCAGCAGCATTACCATTAGAGGTGCTCGAGCGGGCACAGGCAGAACTTGTAGATTATAAGGGTACTGGCATGTCTATAATGGAAATGTCACATCGCGGAGCGGTATATGAATCAGTACATAATGAGGCTCAGGAGCGTTTGTTATCTCTTCTTGGCAACCCTAAAGGTTATAAAGTGTTATTTCTGCAAGGTGGAGCGAGTACACAGTTCGCTATGATCCCTATGAATTTCCTCTCTGCGGGCGTAACAGGCAGTTATGTTAATACAGGCAGCTGGGCTAAGAAAGCTATCTCAGAAGCGAAAATCATTGGTGAAACCCATATTGCTGCTTCTGGTGAAAGCAGTAAGTTTATGAAGCTGCCAAGTCTATCAGAGATAGAGATTGCAGAGAATGCAGCATATCTGCATATGACTTCTAATGAAACAATTGAGGGAACTCAGTTCAAGGATTTCCCAGATACGGGTAATACACCGCTTATTGTAGATATGTCTAGTGATATTTTGAGCAGACCTCTAGATATGAACAAGTTTGATATGATTTATGCGGGCGCACAGAAAAACTTGGGACCGTCCGGGGTTACTGTAGTTATCGCTAAAGAAGAAATGCTGACAGGTTCACCAAAAACAATTCCATCGATGCTTCGTTATGATACGTTCCTAGGAAACAATTCACTGTATAATACGCCTCCATCCTTTGGAATATATTTAATGAATGAAGTGCTGAAATGGATTGAAGAACAAGGCGGTCTTGTACAAGTCGAGAAAGCGAACGAGAAGAAAGCAGGATCAATCTACCAAGTGATTGATGAAAGCCAAGGTTTCTACCGGGGCTGTGTAGATGCTGAGGATCGTTCTAGGATGAACGTAACATTCCGATTAGCTGATGAAGCACTGGAGAAGGAATTTATTAAACAGTCGGAAAAAGAAGGATTTATCGGAATTAAAGGACATCGGAGTGTAGGCGGGCTTCGTGCTTCTATTTATAATGCCGTTCCTTATGAAAGTGTAAAGGCACTTACAGATTTTATGAAAGAATTTCAGAAAATAAATGGTTAATACATGAATTATTAAAAAAAATTCTATTTACCTCCCACAAAAATTTGTGGGAGGCTTTCTTTTATATTATAATTTAATTCTTATACAGTTCATACAAGAGGAGAAATGAGTCAGATGGCATTACACATCGTATTAGTGGAACCCGAGATTCCGGCGAATACCGGCAATATAGCAAGAACTTGTGCTGCAACAGGAACCCATCTTCATCTTGTTCACCCGCTTGGTTTTAACACAGATGACCGTACGTTGAAACGTGCAGGGCTGGACTACTGGCATGCCGTGAATATTGAATATCATGATTCCTTTGAAGAAGTACAGCAGAAATATGCCGGCAGTCGGTTTTTTTATGCAACTACAAAAGCAAAAAATAGGTATTCTGACTTCCAATTTCAGGATGGGGACTTCCTAGTTTTTGGAAAAGAGACAAAAGGGCTTCCTCCGGAATTGATCGCCAAAAATCAGGAAACCTGTATGCGTATGCCAATGTCAGATGCAGTCAGATCTCTCAATTTGTCCAATTCTGCGGCAATCATCGTATATGAGGCGCTAAAACAACTAGATTTCCCTGGAATGGAGTAATTTAGTTCATTTTAGTAACCGTCTTTCCTAATTGTGGTAACTAAAATAAAGTTAATAATTTTATTAATTATTGCAGGATTCGACAAAAACGTAGCGAATGTATAAACTATAGTTCTATTGTACCTAGAAATATTTTGAACAGGAGTGTGTACTGTTAATGAAACCTGCTGGAGTAGTACGAAAAGTAGACCAACTTGGAAGAATTGTGCTTCCTAAATCTTTACGTAAGAGATATCAAATGAATGAGGGGGATCCTGTAGAGATCCTCGTACAAGGTGATCACATCATTCTTGAGCGCTATCGTCCAAAATGTATTTTCTGTGGATCGATGGAAGAAGTGAATGATTTTAAAGATCGTTATATTTGTGCTTCTTGCCTCACAGAAATGACGGGGCTTCAAGAAAACGCCTAATCGTCTGGTGAAGACAGATTGCAGGCGTGATAGATAACTTACGTCTAGATCTAATACAAAAAAAGCTCACCTCGTAGAGGCGAGCTTTTTTTGTTGTTTCTAAAGACCTTTTGTCTTGTCATCATTATAGGAGGATGTCAAGATTCCTACGATGTAAAGGACAAGGACTATGGTGATGATCCAGAAAGTCAACGAGAATGACATGTCATCCACCTCCTGTTAATCTCGCAGCCCTTATTATACCTATTTTTCTATAAAAAAGGAATCTTTTCCCTGTTAAAGCGAATCACAACCTCAAATCACAAATTACGAATTATGAATCACGAATTCAATTTATTCATAAAACAAAAAATGAGTAGGTACTTTTCTAAGATTTCCATCGGATGGTTCATTTACGACCTTTCCATTCAGAACAAGAGAGGATGAGCCGCCTCCATCGAGGTTATAGGCATCTTGAACTCCAAGAGTATACAATTTATGCTGCAGTTCCTCTAAAGTGGCACCAGAGCTTCCTTTTTCGTTATAACCGTCGATTACGAGAATAAGCAGCTGATCATCTTTATAATTGCCAATGACGGTACGAGGAGCACGGCGCGGTGTATTCTTCCATTTAGAAGGGATAACCGTTTTCTTGCCATTTTTCATCAGCATAGGGACAAATGTAGCACCAAATACAGGCTCTTGCTGATCGAGGGCATATTTGCTGAAATATTTCCCGCCTATAAGTTTCCCCTCTTTATTCATTCCCACAAAAGCGAGATCTTTGATACTTGGATGAAAACCAGTTACATATTTTCCGTCTTGCACGGTTGTGCTGAGCGGATATCTCTTTCCTCCGCTTTCTGCATATCCACCTGCATTGATTCCCGCTACAGCCCCCCCGCGAAGGACAGCTTGCAGGGTTGTCTGAGAAGATCCAAGTTTATCGTCAAGAGCCATTTGCATGGCGGAGGGATCTTTGAGTTTTATTTTCATCGCAAATCCATGATAAGTGCCGGGATTTACTTTAAAAAGCTCGATGCGGATACGGTCACTGTCAACGACTTCGGAAGGCACACCTAACTTGGATTGAATCCGCCGATTATAGACCGCTTCGGGCTTTTTCGCTTGGGCTGCCGTCATATTCGCAATACTTTGCATGGTTTTACTTGTACTGTTATAAAGCTCGGTTGTTCTTTGAATGGACGAGGATGTACTCTCTGCGAGTACCTTTGCCGTATCCAGGTCACTTTTAATCCCTTCGGTTGCAGATCGAATATCATTTGAGGGAACAAATTGTTCCACTGGTTCTGTAAAATTGATAACAAGGGGCTGCTGAAGTAACAAAAGACAAAGGATAATTCCGACAAAAGGTGCTGTCGAAAGCATCAGGAAACGGTTCAATCTTTTAACCGTGATCATTTGAGTAAATCCATCTTCTTCTGGAGCGTGTCCAGCTGTTTTTTGACTTCTCTAAGCTCTGTATACAACTGATTGCTGTTATCGGATGTGTTACCGGCATTGTCTTTTGTAAAAGTCAGCAGTTCGTTAAAAGTCTTCACTTGTTCCTGGATCGCAGCGATTTCAGAACCGATATCTTTCATTTGCAGTTGATATTCTTGTTTGACAGCAGTGAGCTGTTCATTCGTATAGGTTTTCATCTCTGCTACCATTTGCTGTTTTAAATAATTGCTATAGGAATAAGCTGCAAAGACACCAATAGCAATAATAATGATCCATAGGATCAGGAACATGCGGACAGAGCGTTTGTTCTTACTTGCAGTTTGCCTGGTAGGATGGCTTGGTGATAGCTCTGTAGATCGATCCAATTTTCACCACTCCTCGCATTTATCGACTATATTCTATGATTTTCCAGACCTCATTCTATCACGGCCCTATCATTTCCGCAAAAAACGCCTTCAGGACATAATTAAACAAAAAGAGATTGCATCGGAAGGAAGTCCTAGGATACAATTTCATATATAGACCAAATTAAGGACTTAAGAGGGATGCAATTTTCGACAATATGTGATCTGTTTTATCCATTTATGTATAAGGCTTCCTCTAAACAACCATTGCCGCAACATATGGAATGTAAGTCATAAAATAGGCGATAACATCGATCTAACGATCTTTTAAATATATATACTAATTTACTAGGGGGATTTTTTATGAGAAGGGACTGGCAGGTGGTCTTAATTGATATACATCCAACGAGTATGCTAGGTACAAAGCTGATTTTAGAAGAACATCAAGATCTGAGCGTAAAAGCAATGGTTTCAACAGGGAGAGAAGGACTTATAGAAGTAGATAATCTTCACCCTGATTTAGTGCTAATGGATTATAAACTGCCTGATGGAGAAGCTGATACTTTCATTGAACAGATGAAGCAATTGTCAGCAGACACACATATCATCGTAATGACAGATGAAGACGATTTGAAACTATTTAGAAAATATATCGGGATTGGCGCGAGCGGAGTCATATCTAAGCAATCTTCACCGCTGAAATTGATTCATCTCATCACAGGTTTGCGTGAAGGACTAGCGTCTATTCCTCTGACCTGGCTGCAGAATGAAGATTGGGGTCAGCTGGGACAGCCAGAACTTGATGTGGATCTGCAGCTCACTGATATGGAGAAGTTCATTATGGAAAGAATTGTCCAAGGGATAACGTACGATAAAATTGCTAAAGAGATTGATGTAAGTCGCAGATCGGTTGATAATTATTTGCGAAAAATATATACGAAATTAGGTGTATCGAGCAGAGCACAAGCTATCGAGCAGTTTACGCTATACACCAAATCCAAAAAACCACATATATAACCTGAGCAGGCAGAGAAGGCATATTGCTTCATGACAGCGAATAGTTTTTATACGTCTGGGTTCTTGTTATCATTAAGCAAGATCCATATTTCGAATAAAAAATAGGGAGGACTGACATGAAATTTTCATTTGCTTCCCGTGCCTCAAAGTTATTGTCTTCTCATCTACATAAGGTGAATAAAGAAGAAAGACAGAATTCTTTTATATCTCTTGCAGAGGAATTGCCGGCAGAGGAGTTTTTTCCGATCAAGCGACTAGGAGAAGCAGCTCGTATGGTATTATCTTCAGATCCTGCGGTTTTACAATACGGAGATCCGCAGGGCTACGCTCCCCTTCGAAGCTGGATTAGCGAGGATTGGAAGCTGAGAAGAGGCATGCAGACGACAGCAGATCAGATTTTGCTTACGGCGGGAACACAGCAGGCTATCGATCTGATTACAAGGTTGCTTGTGGATATAGGGGACTCTGTCGTTGTTGAAAATCCAACCTCCCCTGGGTGTCTTCAAGTATTGGAGATGCAGGGTGCGAACATTATAGCTGTAGAGAATGATTTGGAAGGTTTGCTGCCAGATCGTTTAGAAGAGCAGTTTCAAAGTGTGAAACCGAAACTGCTTTTTGCTGCACCCAGCTTCTCAAACCCAACCGGCATACTATGGAGCTTGGAGCGGCGTAAAGCGGTGCTGGAGTTATGCCGTAAGTATGAAGTTCTAATTGTTGAGGATGATTCCTACGGTGAACTGCATTTTGGCTCAGAGGAGGCGGATTCTCATTTTTCCGTATCTTATCCAACACTGTATGCGCTCGATGCCAGGGATGGCGGGAATCAAGTGCTTTATATAGGTTCATTCAGTAAGACCATTGCACCTGCGATGCGAACAGGATGGGCGGTTGGAGATCAAAGACTCATCAGAGGAATGTCTACTTTAAAACAAATGGCGGACTGGCAATCCAGTTCGTTGAATCAACAAATTTTATATTTTTTACTTCATGAATCTTCTTTTCGCTGGAAAGAACATTTGGCGCTATTAAACAGGGAGTACGAGGTTAGACTCAAGCTGGTCCTTGAATTGTTAAAGAGGCCGGGGTTTAAGGAAGTGAAGTACCACCCGCCATCGGGAGGTATGTATTTGTGGATCCAGCTTCCACATGGACTGCACAGTGAAGCACTGCTGAGGGCATCCATGCGACTTGGCGTTGCTTTCTTACCTGGAAGCAGATGTTCTCCTGGAAGACAGGCAGATGAATACATCCGAATCAACTTCAGCAGGCCGGGTAGAGAAGAGTTGCTGTTAGGGATGAATCTAATCAGTGAAGCGATACAGGAGTTCACCGCTAGGAGATAAGGACACCCCGTATTGACGGGGGTTCTTTTTTTTAGGTGTATAATTTCATAATAAAATAAAAGTTGCACTAACTAACATTTTTATATATAATATTAATTAATCAGTTGCGTTAACTTTTTTAGTTGTTGTGACGATAAGGGCTGTAGCAAACACTTTCTATTCATTTATATCGATCCTTTGTTGATCATTTGTTACAGTGAACTATTTATAATATGGGGGAACGAACAATATGTCTAAAGTTCTATTTATTAAAGCAAACGACCGCCCAGCGGATCAAGCAGTAAGTGTACAAATGTACAATGCATTCTACAATGCATATAAAGAAGCAAATCCAACAGACGAAATCGTGGAGCTAGATCTGTATGCTGCTAACTTGCCAGCTTACGGTAATGATGCTGCAACAGGAACATTTAAAGTAGCAAAAGGTATTGAAACAACTCCTGCAGAGCAAGAAGCTGCGGACCTGGCTGCTTTCTACCAAAAACAATTCTTTGAAGCAGATAAAGTGGTTGTTGCATTCCCGCTTTGGAACTTCACAGTACCTGCACCGCTTGTAAACTACATCTCTTACTTGAGCCAAGCTGGCGTAACATTTAAATACACAGCTGAAGGCCCTGTAGGTCTTGCAGGTGACAAGAAAGTGGCTCTTCTGAACGCACGTGGCGGCGTTTACTCTGAAGGTCCTGCAGCAGCAAGTGAACTTGCTGTGAAATATGTATCTTCTGCTTTCGGATTCTGGGGTATTCAAAATCCTGAAGTTTACATTATTGAA from Paenibacillus polygoni encodes the following:
- a CDS encoding FMN-dependent NADH-azoreductase, translating into MSKVLFIKANDRPADQAVSVQMYNAFYNAYKEANPTDEIVELDLYAANLPAYGNDAATGTFKVAKGIETTPAEQEAADLAAFYQKQFFEADKVVVAFPLWNFTVPAPLVNYISYLSQAGVTFKYTAEGPVGLAGDKKVALLNARGGVYSEGPAAASELAVKYVSSAFGFWGIQNPEVYIIEGHNAFPDRAAQIVQEGLKNVAEAAARF
- a CDS encoding AbrB/MazE/SpoVT family DNA-binding domain-containing protein, which produces MKPAGVVRKVDQLGRIVLPKSLRKRYQMNEGDPVEILVQGDHIILERYRPKCIFCGSMEEVNDFKDRYICASCLTEMTGLQENA
- the serC gene encoding 3-phosphoserine/phosphohydroxythreonine transaminase produces the protein MMNKRAFNFNAGPAALPLEVLERAQAELVDYKGTGMSIMEMSHRGAVYESVHNEAQERLLSLLGNPKGYKVLFLQGGASTQFAMIPMNFLSAGVTGSYVNTGSWAKKAISEAKIIGETHIAASGESSKFMKLPSLSEIEIAENAAYLHMTSNETIEGTQFKDFPDTGNTPLIVDMSSDILSRPLDMNKFDMIYAGAQKNLGPSGVTVVIAKEEMLTGSPKTIPSMLRYDTFLGNNSLYNTPPSFGIYLMNEVLKWIEEQGGLVQVEKANEKKAGSIYQVIDESQGFYRGCVDAEDRSRMNVTFRLADEALEKEFIKQSEKEGFIGIKGHRSVGGLRASIYNAVPYESVKALTDFMKEFQKING
- a CDS encoding aminotransferase-like domain-containing protein, with the translated sequence MKFSFASRASKLLSSHLHKVNKEERQNSFISLAEELPAEEFFPIKRLGEAARMVLSSDPAVLQYGDPQGYAPLRSWISEDWKLRRGMQTTADQILLTAGTQQAIDLITRLLVDIGDSVVVENPTSPGCLQVLEMQGANIIAVENDLEGLLPDRLEEQFQSVKPKLLFAAPSFSNPTGILWSLERRKAVLELCRKYEVLIVEDDSYGELHFGSEEADSHFSVSYPTLYALDARDGGNQVLYIGSFSKTIAPAMRTGWAVGDQRLIRGMSTLKQMADWQSSSLNQQILYFLLHESSFRWKEHLALLNREYEVRLKLVLELLKRPGFKEVKYHPPSGGMYLWIQLPHGLHSEALLRASMRLGVAFLPGSRCSPGRQADEYIRINFSRPGREELLLGMNLISEAIQEFTARR
- a CDS encoding response regulator transcription factor translates to MRRDWQVVLIDIHPTSMLGTKLILEEHQDLSVKAMVSTGREGLIEVDNLHPDLVLMDYKLPDGEADTFIEQMKQLSADTHIIVMTDEDDLKLFRKYIGIGASGVISKQSSPLKLIHLITGLREGLASIPLTWLQNEDWGQLGQPELDVDLQLTDMEKFIMERIVQGITYDKIAKEIDVSRRSVDNYLRKIYTKLGVSSRAQAIEQFTLYTKSKKPHI
- the trmL gene encoding tRNA (uridine(34)/cytosine(34)/5-carboxymethylaminomethyluridine(34)-2'-O)-methyltransferase TrmL, with the translated sequence MALHIVLVEPEIPANTGNIARTCAATGTHLHLVHPLGFNTDDRTLKRAGLDYWHAVNIEYHDSFEEVQQKYAGSRFFYATTKAKNRYSDFQFQDGDFLVFGKETKGLPPELIAKNQETCMRMPMSDAVRSLNLSNSAAIIVYEALKQLDFPGME
- a CDS encoding phosphodiester glycosidase family protein; the protein is MITVKRLNRFLMLSTAPFVGIILCLLLLQQPLVINFTEPVEQFVPSNDIRSATEGIKSDLDTAKVLAESTSSSIQRTTELYNSTSKTMQSIANMTAAQAKKPEAVYNRRIQSKLGVPSEVVDSDRIRIELFKVNPGTYHGFAMKIKLKDPSAMQMALDDKLGSSQTTLQAVLRGGAVAGINAGGYAESGGKRYPLSTTVQDGKYVTGFHPSIKDLAFVGMNKEGKLIGGKYFSKYALDQQEPVFGATFVPMLMKNGKKTVIPSKWKNTPRRAPRTVIGNYKDDQLLILVIDGYNEKGSSGATLEELQHKLYTLGVQDAYNLDGGGSSSLVLNGKVVNEPSDGNLRKVPTHFLFYE